The genomic segment GGTTAAAGGTCTTGCATTAAAACGCGGATGGAAATAAAGTTTCTTGAACACATTACAAGCAGTACATGCACCATGCACTCTCGACAAATTTAAAGGAATAAACTGTTCTTCGTACTACAATtgaagtagatgatgatgattatgatagatagataaacagtcagatagatagatagataaggaaagaaagaaagaaagaaataccaacaacaaacaaccacaacgataacaacaaaaccaatataATTATTGctttaaagatgatgatgatgatgattaagattaAAGAGGAGGACTGGCGGCAATGTGACTGTGACTTTAATTGATATAGTTTATCATGCAGCTGACATGTCagtcgcagaagaagaagaagatcgaagaAGAATGATCAGTCTAGCAACTACTGCTACTATATtaggcatacatacatatctactgCGATTGCTGCTgctcagtgctgctgctgctactactagtactactactactactattgaaaACTTCTTCGGCACTTCATGCACCAGTTTTCTCAGTCAGTGTTCAAAGCGCTCTACCAACACAAAACCTAAATGGTTCATGATTAtaatatgctctttttttttttttttttttttttgttctggcaCACCTTATAGGCCCTTTTAAAGTtctgaagcaaaaacaaaagtcgtttgacataaagaaaaaaaagtcgtataTCAAGCGGTTATGtcgatgggcgcaacagccgagtggttaaagcgttggactttcaatctgactgagggtcccggttcgaatctcggtaacgccgcctggtgggtaaagagtcgagattttttcgatctcccaggtcaacatgtgtgcagacctactaTAGTACCTGCaccccattcgtgtgcatacgcatgcagacTGAAGTTCAAATATACACGCCAAAGAtcctgtcagtgttcagtgtgttatggagacacgaaataTACTCAGAATACATCAACCACAACAGAAAAATCGGCAGgctgatgttggtcgtgtaacagaaagtcAGTAGAAGAATAACCCCTTGTTCAATgctatatactctctctctctctctctctctctctctctctccaaaaaatcTTATTGTGAATTGTTTTCCGATGACAGCACCACCCACTCCAGCCATTCATGTATTAAAGTTTTGACATCAGTCTGCACGATGGCGTGAACAGATTAGTTAGACGGAACATAACTACATGTCTCTCAATGCTCGAAAAACGAAATATGTGTCTGTAACAACTCGTGTGCACAGTGTAGGAAGAATAGGCCAACTCAGAAGAAGGAGCCAttacaaccatcaccactaccgcAGCGGAGACCATGGCAAAAGTTAGGGACAGATCTGTGTAACCACAAAGGAAAAGACTATCTTGTGGTTGTGGATTATTTTTCCAGGTGGACATAAATTTCATAtctcaaatcaacaacaacatccagcGTGATCAAAGTGATAAAGAAACTGTTCACGACACATGGCATTCCTGATGAACTTATTTCAGACAATGGACCACAGTTTAGATGCCATGAGTTTGCTGAATTTTGTCAAGAGCATGATATCAGTCATAGAACCAGCAGTCCAGGTTTCCCTCAATCGAATGGCCAAGCAGAAAGCTCCATCAAAATAGCTAAGAAATTTCTGGATCAGGATGACCCAGAAATAGCACTGTTAAACTACAGAGGGACTCCTCACTCCAGCACGGGAGTCAGTCCTTCGGTTGCCTTGATGGGTAGGCAGCTGAGAACCAAAGTGCCAATGCTTCCTGAGAATCTACTGTCAAAGTTCCCAGATCACAAGACAATTTCTCTGAATGATCAGAAAACAAAGCAGAGCTACAAGGACAATTTTGACCATCGTCATGGAGtcgtttccctctcccccctgagGTCAGGAGATTCCGTTCTGATCAAGGGAGATGATGAGAAAAAGTGGGACAGAGCAGGGACGGTTGTAGCCATGGATCCAAGCAACCGTACTTACCTCATAAACACACCAGCAGGCGTACTTCGACGAAACCGCAAGCACCTGCAGGCAGTACCACCATTGCTGATATCCAGTACCAGCCGGCAACTGAcaacaccaccagaacagcacaCTCACCGGGACATCGTTGTGCAGAACACACCGCCAGTGTCCTCTATTGATCAACAGCAGCCAGTGATTCCAGCTCCCAGGATTGTCACTCAGAACTCACCGGGACATCGTTGTGCAGAACACACCGCCAGTGTCCTCTATTGATCAACAGCAGCCAGTGATTCCAGCTCCCAGGACTGTCACTCAGAACTCACCGGGACATCGTTGTGCAGAACACACCGCCAGTGTCCTCTATTGATCAACAGCAGCCAGTGATTCCAGCTCCCAGGATTGTCACTCAGAACTCACCGGGACATCGTTGTGCAGAACACACCGCCAGTGTCCTCTATTGATCAACAGCAGCCAGTGATTCCAGCTCCCAGGATTGTCACTCAGAATTCCCAGGACATCAATCGGGAGTCCAAGGACATCATTTCTGTTTCCCAGGACACCCGCAAAATTTCCGCAACTCCAGCTGTTTCCAATAGACCAACGCGTGTTACCAGATCAGCGAGTGGTTATGTTGCAAAGAAACCAGCAAGATATTGTGAGCATGTTAAACGTAAAAGCAAAGGTTAATTGAAGCCTTCAAAAGTCTATGTTTGGTGTGCTAGTGCCAAGCATTTTcagttcttttctgtgtttatttaaAAATGTTAAAGCTTTGCTTAGTTACGTTGAGTGTAATTGTTGTTTCATTCAGTTTGAAACGTTTTTAAAATTTGCTGAAGAAAAAGTAGGAGTATTGAttggttttcatttattttctaattaaaattatttaaaaaataaaaatttaaaaagatgTTCTGGTATCGTCAACTTCAGCATTAACACAGTAGTAGACGATCCATGTTAGGTAACTCTACATTACGAATAAAATATAGATGTCGCTGCAGTTGTCTTGACGACCATGAAAGTAAAAGTCGTTAACTCCATTTCTCGTCTTTGGTTCATTTGTTGAATGCCCATATCAAAGTACGAGAGCAGAATAAGATGATTACACAAACGTGCTTTGGAAAAAGTTCTTTTcaagtcatgttcattaactcctagTGATTGTCGACgatcacttgatatcctcccagtGGAACTAAAACTTGAATgcaataaggctgtttttatgcactgAATAGTAATCTACAACGCTCCTCCTTCAACTGTAAAAAGTCCAGTCTCAAAATACAGTGGGGAAACCCACTGGAATAATTTACGCTcgtcacatttaaaaaaaaaatccaaatcacAACAGTTTAAAGGGAATCTAAAAATGTACCAGTTCAGTTCACAAAACTGGAagtcacctgaaatccaatatTGCTTTCGataattcattttgatttttgtgtgtatgtttatttctccttctttttgttcACTTTTGCTTCTTTTGCTTTATTCCCTCgatctttagggcgagggctggatgaaaaacaaaataaatagatagaaaaagagaagaaaaaaaagcatacttGCTTATccattaccctcgataataaagattttgtattgtcttgccttgcctcttctctctctctctctctctctctctctctctctctctctctctctctctctctctctctctctcactcagtcgatgtctgtcagtgtctgtccggctgtctgtctgtctctcgttctctgtctgtctgtctgtctgtctgtccgtctctctctctctctctctctctctctctctctctctctctctctctctctctcatacactgacacaagcgcgcgcgcgcgcgaatgaatgaataatgccATTGGTTTCATTGCTGACTGATGGACAACAGCTCAATGATACCTACAAAAGCGCGACCTGCTTATGGTAGCCTGCAGTGAAGGAATCACTGATAAGCGTACCTCAGTCGGACAGAAATTTGTTTCTTTCGCAGAAATTGCATGGATCATGACGCAAGTATCGATGAATTTCCATAAAACATGACAAAATGCTATTTCAAATGGTGTGCGGAAAGCAATTAGCGAGCTGACAaacacagaaatgtttaatgACAACACATTAACGTTCTTAACACCAGTAACATGTGCTGCATGTTTATCTATAAAATCGAAAGTTGACACCATTTACACTTTAACCCGGATGCAGTTATAACAGCCTCGTCCTGGATTGAACAACCAATACAGCTGTGTTGCTGTCACTCCTTCGAGCGACAGACATTTGGGCTACGGCAACCGTTTAAATTCCAGTTTTTACATTTATAAATGTTGTTGTATGGACGTTTGGAGCAGCAGTGAAGCTCTTCAATGCCTGTGTGGTTCTGGAGGGTGAGTACTAACAAAAGAAATCGTCACAGTGCCGTTTTAACGGACAGTTGTCCGCAAGGTAGGAGTACTTGATTCTCCGGTCGGACCAACCCATCCATCCAAGATGGCATCGGGCTTTCGTAGCCCGAgctagaggaaaaaaaagagtccgCTTGGGCACCAGGCTCAGTATTTGTATCATCTTTCATTGCCTTAGGTCGTCTTGTACTTTGTGGTAAAACATTGACGGATAGAAGTTAAGATTTCTCCGACGAAAATAATTTCCGACGTTACTTGTCGGATCACGTCACCGACATCGGACATGCCAGTAGAAAAACGATTTTTTTCACTTTCGTTGCTGACGAACGAACAACGGGACCTGCTATCAAACACAAAGGCTTCACAGTGTCTTAATGCTGTGGTCGTAGATTTAAAACACTGCGTCCAGTAAGGATTTGTACGCAAGGGAAACTTTTGTAATCACTAAACTGATAGTTTCCCAAGTAATTTACGAAAATCAAAATACCAGTCATCCTACTGATCGCAGGAACATGAATCATGAATGCACAAATGGATAAATACCAGAATCTGTGCTGACAGTTGTGTGTTTTCACAAAGTGTAACTCAAAAGCTATTTTTATTTCTGCAGTATGTTCACGCTAGTTCATTCATGCAATGCAGACTCCACTCATGGGCGACGACGTTGTATGACCACATCACATGAGAAAACCACCGCTTTTGTGTGCATCATTTGACACGTTATTTCTTAGACTTTCTTTCATCCTCAcaactaagttattaaaagaatgcaaatatgTGAGCTATTAACagagacttacatacttaaatctgcattcattaaagggtggAAGGCTTAGAGGAGACTGTAGAAACAtgcaaaatgttaaattgctattaGTAAGTCAATGTAAATGATAATTTTAGAATGTGAgtttatgagagtacaagaaattcaatgatgaaaatttgtaaggaGCAGTGTAATACTAAACtaaaggaaaaattcattagctgatagaattgcacaaatatggaatgcaccaccaattgaaactaaacttgcacaaaatactgatgtgttcaaaaatctctttgacatgaacatcaatttaaaacaataaaagaaaaaattataAACTTTGATGAATGAATTACAGTAAAATGGGTAAATGAAAACATATAcatgtgtatcccacaaataaaaggagacagataatgagatattgaaggggacattaaaaggctgtgaggcctaggcagtcaaactgccagtccctacactactgaTACTACAagtactactgatactactactaaagaAAATGGGATTAACAGCGGTTGTTCACCTTGGACCTTAGTTGCAAATTTTAAATTAAAGATATGTGTTTGCATAGATGAGAAGTAGTGAATAACAATTGGGATGCTCACATTCCAATCTATACATTGCTGGTACTTTGTTGCACAAAATATAATGAACTAGATGGGGTTAAATTGGAATTTCATTACACTTTGATTCATTGGAAAGATTCTGCACCACCAATCGGTCAGAGCAAAATGGTACTTGAGGAAGCAGTGAGGTCGGACGTGAAACCATTGAagatttgtattttgtttcatttttagtttcctttttttttttaatacttaaaaACTATTATTATTTGATTTAATTAAGCATATGGTCCACTGATGTTAGAATGTTGAGATTTCATTTCCAGTGAGGAAGGTGGAAATCTAAATGATCAAGTGCCACAAGATCAGGCAGATTAGCCAATTAGAGACTTACCTTTGTTTCATtctgaaaatttcctttttcttttgttgattaTTGGTCATTTTGATGATTCATAATATACAGTATGTGAAGTATGTGCAAGAAGATCTGAATAGCACAGGTAATTTCACAAACAGAAAACCAAGAAATGGAAAATGTATCAGTTATCACTATCACTTGTATCAGTgtgtattttctcctcctctgtTTTCAGTTGGTGATCAAGGCTCAAGTCTCAAGTTCTGAAGGGTAGgagatgatttttttgttttgtttggggttgtttttttttcagattcagaaATTGACAAAATACTGCcatgtttctctctatctctgtctcagtgtctgtctgtctctctctcattctcacacacacaaacacactcttattctttgtctccccccccctcccttttgggAAGCATTAAGAAACATaaaaattatgttgttgttttttggttttccttTAGACAAGTTAGATCTTTGATTCTAACTCAGATCTTtgatttcctttttctgtttgcttttaaAGCTAAAGGTTCACTGGCTTTGCAGAAAGGATGAAAGATAACTTTAGATGCATACTGGATATGAATAAATTAATTCTGATAGATTCAGCgctccccctggcccccccacccccaccccccttcctactccccatccctcccttgcCCCACACGTATTCATCTtttgattctttctctctgtcaaactcactctctcttttcttttcttttcctttattctttattcatcttttttttcttgatgtttTTGGGCATGAATCTGAATGTGATTCCGAAAAGTAGTTAACTGATCTTGAAACCCCCCAGTTTGGGGCTGTTGATTTTTTCAGCCATTCACTCATAAGAATGAGTTTTTGTTCTTGATAACATGACCAAGCCACTGACATATGAACTTTCATATTGAAATTATAAACCGAGTCTTAAAATTAAATAGTGAAATTGTTGATAATTCGGTTGCTATTATAGCACCCCAAATTCACCTACTCCATGTTAACAGTTAAGTTAAAAGCTGCTCAAATGAAACATGTTTTAAATAAATAGTAGAAAATAGTAATTActcatttatgtgcttttgttaCATTTGTATATACCATGATTATAATAAATAGTAGAAAATAGTAATTActcatttatgtgcttttgttaCATTTGTAATTGTATATACCATGATTATAATAAATAGTAGAAAATAGTAATTActcatttatgtgcttttgttaCATTTGTGTATACCATGATTACAATGAATAGTAGAAAATAGTAATTACTCACTTATGTGCTTTTTGTTACATTTGTATATACCATGATTATAAATTTCTTTTTCAGAGTACATAACATCTTCAGACAGCTTAAAAGTTGATGGACTTGGTAAGAGCACTGGcatattcatttattattcaccTTTTACATATGAATTTTTATAAATTTGTTAATATCTTTGCGtgatgtgcttttatgtgtacacCTGGCATTATTCATTATTGTGAAAGGTCCACTAAATCCGTGTTACATATTTGCTCACTGAAATGATGTGGTAAGTACACATAGAATTTAAACAAATAAAGTGATAAATGAATAGCGAGATGATCATGTATCGATCACAGAAATTATTATGAATGGTCACATGAATTTGAATTATGAATTGTATAATTgttatataatgtatatatagtATAATTGTCATATAATTGatagaatatatatgtatatataattgttaaataatataatatatatatatatatatatatatatatgtatgtatccagTCTCcccttttgttatttgttttttgacaaacttttttttttaaacaaaatgggAAAATCGGGCAAGTAACGGCAACTGCAACTGTGATACAGTCACTCTAGCaggttttttgctttgttgttgtttgttatttgtgcaaattgacaaaaaggaataagaaaacaataacaacagaaacaagttGGCATGTTTTCCTGGCATGTTCTCCACGTGTCATGATCATCTCATGGCAGTAAACAGAATGTTTGCATGCACACTTCCCATTGCTGGCACCTTACCAGGACTTTATTTCAGTGTGGCTTCATAAATCTTCGAGGCATGATATACTGTAAGTCAGAAAGCTTTGTGTACAAACATTTgcctttttgggggggtggcgtggggtggtgtggggtgggggttctgagTGAAgtgtattttatcattatttgttaGTTGCAGCCTGTGTAAGGACTGAGTGAAgtgtattttatcattatttgttaGTTGCAGTCTGTGTAAGGACTGAGTGAAgtgtattttatcattatttgttaGTTGCAGCCTGTGTAAGGACTGAGTGAAgtgtattttatcattatttgttaGTTGCAGCCTGTGTAAGGACTGAGTGAAgtgtattttatcattatttgttaGTTGCAGCCTGTGTAAGGACTGAGTGAAgtgtattttatcattatttgttaGTTGCAGTCTGTGTAAGGACTGAGTGAAgtgtattttatcattatttgttaGTTGCAGCCTGTGTAAGGACTGAGTGAAgtgtattttatcattatttgttaGTTGCAGCCTGTGTAAGGACTAACATAGTTTTTAATCAGTTGACCCGTAGAACTGTGTGTCGAAGCAATGACTGGCCAGatgggtatctttttttttctttttctttttcaaatatgaaACTTAAAAGTGAAAATGCTATTCACAGTTTTGTTAAATACTTGACTGGTCagacactacactgcagtacaatacagtacatgttTATTAATCTGATTGGAAATTATGTGTGAATGCATGGTGTTACCACTACTGCAGCACTACCCAACCAGAAATATACAGTATAATGATTAATATACTGAGTGAAAGTCCAACACTGTTTGGACATAACGTAGTGATAGAGTTGCTTTGAGATTGAAGCAAAAACTGTGATTGCATTCCACCAGTACCTGCATGGTTTCATTCATCATAGAATTTTTATTGAAACCTGCATATTATAGATAAGGTGAAGATGATATCACTGTGCTTGCAGGTATAAGGGGCTGTACGGTTTCTCActcacaaagtaaaaaaaaaaaaaaggaaagaaaaaaagaaaagcaaaaaaaaaaaagaaaagaaaggtaaagaaaagcaaaaaagaagGCTACCAGACAGAATGGACTCCAACTCCAAACACTGCCCCTCCCGCCCCTCAACGGATAACCTGGCAGACGACCAGAAAGAGCCGGGCTCCCTGCCCACCTCGTGCGCCACCAGTTCGGCCAGCCCACCACCAGGAAGTGAGGCGGGCAGCAGTCGACAGCCCTCCACCTCGTGCGGCATGGAGGAGATGGCAGCGGCAGTGACAGAGGCCCCAACAGTGGGCATGAAGGGAAGCGAGGACTGCGTGTCCCCCTCATCACAGACCGTGGACCGGGCCAGCTCTGGGTCGCCACACAGAGCCTCAGACATTACCCTTGCTCTGCGGGGGTCTCCTCCCTGTGTCATCAaactctcctcctcatcctcctctgaCAAGCATGCATGTAGCTCCACCGTTCCAGTTCCCTCCTCCCAGATCGGTTCTTCTGGTGCTGGGGAACTAAGGGGGGATAATGATGAAACCTCAGGTCTTGGTGCTCAGGCTGAAGCAACACCTCGGGGGACCAAAAGGTAAATGATGTAGGAATCAGTagtgactttttttctctttcaagtAGAATTTTGTTGAGTCAGTTCACAGATGAATGGCTATTGAAGTTTTTTTCAGTTGGGGGCATTAAAATACAAAGCTGTACCATTTTGGAATATGTTCCTTGAACTTGAAGCAGCATGTGGGAGGAATGTTATGTTTTTTGGCTATTttgctagttgtttttttttaggagaaaacTTGAGGGATTGGGGGAAGGGTTTACAAACAACCATATCTTGTTTGATTTACTGTGGAATCTGCATATATGTGCCATGGCTGTACGTAAATGCTACTGAGGATTACTATGTCAGGGGCTTCCGAAAGGTTGTGTGTCAGCAGTCTTTACTCGTGAGAATGATAAAATAACAGCTGGAGGTCAGCTGTTTGGCTGGCTTGACTCCTTGTGATGAGGATGCAGTGAAAGAATGATGCTGTGACTGAAATTACTTGTCAAAGTTGGATGTTGTgaacattgttttctttgtttctggtgATGATGGTATTGCTTTGTGGTGATGAGGCAGATGTTATGGTGGGTGCAGAGTACAGTCCATGTCATGGTTAGATGTGGATGTGTTGACACAGatcagagaaggaagaaaagagcgaTGTGAACAATAAGGTGACTGAGGGTATCATCACACCTTTCCTGTTAGCTGTTCAGCTTGCTTCCTTGACTCAACCCCAGCTGGCAATGCTGCATTGTAATACAGTTTGTCTCATAGCTCTCTTGTCTCTAATGATGCCTTTGTCAATTCTTGCCTTGACAAACATTCTCTGTCACACGCCCATCCTTCCCAAAGTGAGACTGATGTCAGTGCCATGTGgtcattttctgttgtttctgtgtatGGTAATATGCCAGAGTGCTCCCTCCAACAAAGAAAGTGGTTTCAAATGGGACATAGTGAAACAGACTTAGAGAaacagacttttttcttcttcttttttttttctatgaaagaTGTTTCCGATTCACGTTATCTTAGATGGTCACAAACATCTTGAGTTATTTCCAGTGTTTTGGACTTTATTGATTGCTAGCTCTGCTCAACTTCCATTCATTTATTAGAACCCATGAGTAAAATGTGTTTGGGTGGAATGTGCACAAATGGTCAATACTCGCTGTGTTGCCTTACGAAAACTGTGTGAGGAGCATTATACTTGTTCTCTGTAGTTCTGCCCTTTTTGCTAAGAAACTGTAAGATTGTAATGTGTTGATCGAATAACAGAAGCTCACAAgttgatccatgtgtgtgtgtgtggtgtgtgtatgtggtgtgtgtgtggtgtgtgt from the Babylonia areolata isolate BAREFJ2019XMU chromosome 21, ASM4173473v1, whole genome shotgun sequence genome contains:
- the LOC143296703 gene encoding uncharacterized protein LOC143296703, with the protein product MDSNSKHCPSRPSTDNLADDQKEPGSLPTSCATSSASPPPGSEAGSSRQPSTSCGMEEMAAAVTEAPTVGMKGSEDCVSPSSQTVDRASSGSPHRASDITLALRGSPPCVIKLSSSSSSDKHACSSTVPVPSSQIGSSGAGELRGDNDETSGLGAQAEATPRGTKRSHDEVETDSAASPVPVKQKNKKRCYKCSSKLELAQREIGRCRCDRVFCPLHRLPELHGCDFDHKEDGRREAREKMVKPTRHLGTSFRRLDHAS